A single region of the Sorghum bicolor cultivar BTx623 chromosome 7, Sorghum_bicolor_NCBIv3, whole genome shotgun sequence genome encodes:
- the LOC8067811 gene encoding cyclin-B1-1, with protein sequence MRAVLVDRILDAHDRFKLTPDTLYLTIYIMDLYISLQPILQWELQLVGVSAMLIVCKYEETWAPEVSELIFISGYPREQILSMEKAILNRLEWNLTVPTVYKFLLRFLKAATLGNKAEKEMENMAFFFAELALLQYDLVTRMPSLVAASAVYAARLTLNKAPLWTETLKHHTGFRESEAELM encoded by the exons ATGAGGGCTGTCCTGGTTGATAGGATACTTGATGCACACGACAGGTTCAAATTGACGCCAGACACTCTCTACTTGACCATATACATCATGGATCTGTACATCTCGCTGCAACCAATCCTGCAATGGGAGCTGCAGCTTGTTGGTGTTTCAGCTATGCTGATCGTCTGCAAGTACGAGGAGACTTGGGCCCCAGAG GTGAGTGAACTCATCTTTATATCAGGCTATCCAAGGGAACAGATTCTTTCTATGGAGAAGGCGATTCTGAATAGGCTGGAGTGGAACTTGACTGTCCCTACAGTATACAAGTTCCTTCTCCGTTTTCTGAAGGCGGCAACCTTGGGTAACAAAGCTGAGAAAGAG ATGGAGAATATGGCCTTCTTCTTCGCTGAATTGGCGCTGCTGCAATATGACTTGGTGACGCGCATGCCTTCCCTGGTTGCAGCTTCTGCTGTCTATGCAGCCAGGCTCACTCTCAACAAGGCTCCACTTTGGACCGAAACCCTCAAGCATCACACAGGCTTCAGAGAGTCAGAGGCAGAGCTAATGTAA
- the LOC8067812 gene encoding aromatic-L-amino-acid decarboxylase has protein sequence MGSLDTTPTATATFADINGSGGFQPLNADDVRSYLHKSVDFIYDYYKSVESLPVLPGVEPGYLRRLLQSVPPTSSAPFDIALKEVRDAVVPGMTHWASPNFFAFFPATNSAAAIAGELVASAMNTVGFTWQANPAATEMEVLALDWLAQLLRLPSTFMNRTAAAGRGSGGGVILGTTSEAMLVTLVAARDAALRRSGSVGVAGITSLAVYAADQTHSTFFKACRLAGFDPANIRSIATGPETDYALDPAKLLEIMLADVDAGLVPTYICATVGTTSSNAVDPVGAIADVAAMFDAWVHIDAAYAGSACICPEFRHHLAGVERVDSISMSPHKWLMTCLDCTCLWVRDAHRLTDSLETNPEYLKNDASESGNVTDLKDMQVGVGRRFRGLKLWMVMRTYGAAKLQEHIRSDVAMAKMFEEAVRADDRFEVVVPRNFALVCFRIRPEGAMTEEDAEEVNRELMERLNRTGKAYLAHTVVGGKFVLRFAVGSSLQEERHVRSAWELIKKTTTEIMEEARDVVEN, from the coding sequence ATGGGCAGCCTTGACACCACCcctaccgccaccgccaccttcGCCGACATCAACGGCAGCGGCGGTTTCCAGCCACTCAACGCCGACGACGTGCGCTCCTACCTCCACAAGTCCGTCGACTTCATCTACGACTACTACAAGTCCGTCGAGTCACTCCCCGTGCTCCCAGGCGTGGAGCCAGGCTACCTACGGCGACTGCTGCAGTCAGTACCACCCACCTCCTCCGCGCCCTTCGACATTGCCCTAAAAGAGGTCCGCGACGCCGTCGTCCCGGGGATGACCCACTGGGCCAGCCCAAACTTCTTCGCCTTCTTCCCGGCCACCAACAGCGCCGCCGCGATCGCGGGCGAGCTCGTCGCCTCCGCCATGAACACCGTCGGCTTCACCTGGCAGGCCAACCCCGCCGCCACCGAGATGGAGGTCCTCGCGCTCGACTGGCTCGCCCAGCTCCTCCGCCTCCCGTCCACCTTCATGAACCGCACCGCTGCCGCGGGACGTGGGTCTGGTGGTGGCGTCATCCTCGGCACCACCAGCGAGGCCATGCTCGTCACGCTCGTCGCCGCGCGTGACGCCGCCCTGCGCCGGAGTGGATCCGTTGGCGTCGCTGGCATCACTAGCCTCGCCGTCTACGCCGCTGACCAGACCCACTCCACCTTCTTCAAGGCGTGCCGCCTCGCCGGCTTTGATCCGGCCAACATCCGCTCCATTGCCACCGGACCGGAGACCGACTACGCCCTTGATCCGGCGAAGCTGCTCGAGATCATGCTGGCCGACGTCGACGCCGGGCTCGTGCCGACATACATCTGCGCCACGGTCGGCACCACGTCGTCGAACGCCGTGGACCCTGTCGGAGCCATCGCCGATGTCGCCGCCATGTTCGACGCGTGGGTGCACATCGACGCGGCCTACGCCGGCAGCGCGTGCATCTGCCCGGAGTTCCGGCACCACCTCGCCGGCGTCGAGCGGGTGGATTCCATCAGCATGAGCCCGCACAAGTGGCTCATGACATGCCTGGACTGCACGTGCCTGTGGGTGCGCGACGCGCACCGGCTCACCGACTCGCTGGAGACCAACCCGGAGTACCTCAAGAACGACGCCAGCGAGTCCGGCAATGTCACCGACCTCAAGGACATGCAGGTCGGCGTCGGCCGCCGCTTCCGGGGGCTCAAGCTCTGGATGGTCATGCGCACCTATGGCGCCGCCAAGCTCCAGGAGCACATCCGGAGCGACGTCGCCATGGCCAAGATGTTCGAGGAAGCCGTGCGCGCCGACGACCGGTTCGAGGTCGTGGTGCCGAGGAACTTCGCGCTCGTGTGTTTCAGGATCAGGCCGGAAGGCGCCATGACGGAGGAGGACGCCGAGGAGGTCAACCGTGAGCTCATGGAGCGGCTGAACAGGACCGGGAAGGCGTACCTGGCGCACACGGTGGTCGGCGGCAAGTTTGTGCTGAGGTTCGCGGTGGGGTCGTCGCTGCAGGAGGAGAGGCACGTGCGAAGTGCGTGGGAGCTCATCAAGAAGACGACCACCGAGATCATGGAGGAAGCTAGAGATGTAGTAGAGAATTAA